The window TGACCTTCTCCCTGAGGGAGAAGGAACCCATACGCGCTGCGCTCTACCTAAAACACAAGGATTTTTCCTTAAGTTGTGACTGATGACTGCGGAAGCGCTGCCAACGCTGGAATATGAGCTCGCAGCGCCCGGCTTCGTTCTGGGTTTGCAACGATGCTCCTTACTCGGCACCCGCTAACGTTTCCTGAAAGAGAGCGAACAACGCCGTCCAGTGGCGCTCGGCTGCGCCCTTATCAAAGACCGGCAAATCCGGCACCGCAAACCCGTGGCGAGCGCCGGCATAGGTCTCCACCACATGATTCACTTTGGCGTCCGTCAACGCCTTTTCCAGGCGAATTTTCTGCTCCTCTGGAAAACTCGCGTCTTCGATCGCCCCAGCGACATACACACGGCCGGTGATCTTGTTTACAAAGAGATGCGGACTGTCTGGCTTATCAGTTCCCAAATTGCCGCCGTGAAACGACGCGATCGCGGCAAAGCGATCCGGAAACGCACCCGCCGCGGTGAGGCTGGTGTTGCCACCCATACAATAGCCGGTGGCACCGAAGCGTTTGCCTTTGACCTCGGGCTGCGTGGACAGAAAGTCGAGGAATGCAGCCGAGTCTGAGACCTTGCGATCACGATCAAGGCTGTTCACCCATTTCATCAGTTCCTGCATCGCTTGCGGATTGCCGAGCACCTCCGATGGCACCTTCGGCGGATAGCTGCCAAGGCGATAATACAGGTCGGGCTGGAGCACCACATAGCCGCCATCGGCCAGCCGCTGCCCCATTTCCCACATGACCGGGCGGATACCCAAACCATCCATATAGAAAATCACACCAGGCCAGGGACCCTTGCCGCTGGCAGGCGTGAACAGTGACGCTGGGCAATTTCCGTCGCGGGTCTTGATCGTGATATTAGCGTGGGGCATGGGTACGTTCCTCCTTTAATTAGTGCCCACTACTTAGAAGAAGACAAAAGAGCGGACTACGACGTTCTTGCGGCAGGGCGCGTCAGCAGGCGCGGTGGGGTCGATGCACGCCGTGTGGAACGACCAGCGCGAGACCGAGCCGTCGGCGACTGAGTCGTAGCACTTGAGCATCGAGACCTCGGTAGATTTCTGCTGAGGCAGCCAATACCACTCGTGGTTAGGACGGTGGGTGAAACGGGTCGTCTCACCCACGCGGTCGTCGTAGATGCGGTAGTTGGTAATGTATGGTTGGTCGGCGAACGAAGGCCAGGCGCAGAGCACGAATGGATATTGGCCCACGGTCTCCATCGGCTTAGCAAGGTTGATCGAGATGAACCGTCGCGACATCTTCGCGTCCGCCTCGGCCTCTGTATAGTTTTGGGTACGCCCGAAGTTGCGCAGGTTCTTGGTCAGCAATTCGCGGCAGCGCACGCGCCCGCTGTTGTCATTCAAGTCGTTGTGCACCAGATCGGCGTAGAAGGTGTTCACGCCCGGATCCTTGTTGGCCTGATTTTCCTTGACGGGACCCTTGTACTCCTTGTTAAACACATCGTGGTTGTAGACCAGCGCATCCGTCGCCCCCGGGAAGAAGTCAAGGAGCAGTTTCTCGATCTCCGGATAAAAGACGCGTTCCACCTCCGCGGCGTCATAAAAGTTCGTGCATTTGGACTCGCAGTGCGCCAACGCGACGCCAAGCTTGTCCATGCACGCAGCACTGGTGGGCGAGAGACCGGGATAGTACTCCCCGATGCGTCGTGCATCGCGCAACACCTGAGGAAAATAGAGGCATTCCCGCGCGATGTTCTGTCCTTCGCGCCGCAACATCTTTGCCTCGGCTGCGCGCACGGGGTCTCGCCAGATCGCGTTGGACGAAACGACCGAGTACGACGGTTGCTCGAGCACAGTGTAGGGAAGCGGGAGTGCGACACCGCCCGCGGGAGCTTGAATGTTCTGCGCCCGAATGTGGGCCAGGC is drawn from Deltaproteobacteria bacterium and contains these coding sequences:
- a CDS encoding dienelactone hydrolase family protein — encoded protein: MPHANITIKTRDGNCPASLFTPASGKGPWPGVIFYMDGLGIRPVMWEMGQRLADGGYVVLQPDLYYRLGSYPPKVPSEVLGNPQAMQELMKWVNSLDRDRKVSDSAAFLDFLSTQPEVKGKRFGATGYCMGGNTSLTAAGAFPDRFAAIASFHGGNLGTDKPDSPHLFVNKITGRVYVAGAIEDASFPEEQKIRLEKALTDAKVNHVVETYAGARHGFAVPDLPVFDKGAAERHWTALFALFQETLAGAE